The window TCTTTATTGTTGTTGATGATCAAATCAGCTTGATTACTGTATAGAATGCCTACCATACTTTTTAAAGATAAGGCAATCTTTTCGTTGGTCACACTAGTCGTTTGTTCATTTACACTGAGCTTAGTTGATTGTACCATTCGATAGGATAGTCCAGCTGAAATCATAAAAAGCAAGATCAGAGAGACAAAACTTATCAGAAACTTAAAGCGTATTGAATGCATAAAAGAAACCATGAGCCACCGCCTTAAGGGTTTTATAGTAGTCTACTGCTGAAAAAAAGATGTCTCTCTTCGATTCTCTCCCTTGAAGCAAATCTCCTCCAGATTTCGAGCTATAGCTATTTTTCAAACTACACGTAGAAGTCCGACTCATCTGCCAGTTCACTTTCGAATCCTATAAGGCATGATTTTTTTTATAAAATGACGAACTTTTTTGTACTTGTAACGTCTAATTCAGAGAGGTGAGAGAATGGAGACGACCGGTGTCCATGTATTTGATTACTTAAAGTACGTATCTGAAACAACGGATCAGAAAGTGATTCTTCGCAATATAATGGAAACTTATGGTAATGATGTATGGAATTATGCGTTTAGCATTTGCCGTAATTCCGATTTAGCTGATGACATTACGCAGGATGCTTTCTTAAAAGTATATCGCAATCTTACTACATTCCGCGGTGAAGCTTCGGTCAAAACCTGGCTGCTTACCATTACACGCAATACCGCGTATGACTACCTACGTAAAGCATTTTGGCGCAAAGTTACACTTGTTGGCTTCATTCAATCTGCAGGCACATCACAATCAGCAGAAACAGAAGCAATGGAGAAATTATATGCTAGTGATATATGGAAAAAAGTAATATCTCTGTCTCCCAAATATAGAGAAATTTTAATTTTACATGCCCATTATCAGCTCTCAACGAAAGAAATGGCTGCCATCCTTAACATCTCGGAGGGAACCGTTAAATCCCGACTTCACCACGCCAGACTCAAGGTGATCAGTTTGAAGGAGCGTGAAGCGCTTGAAAACTCCTGATCCGGATGATTTACATAAGCAATTGGAATCAGGACCGCTTAAGCAATCTGGCTTTACTTCCAAGCTTCAGGGCGACATCGAGGAAGCCATTGAGCGGAAGGAACGAGCGAAGCCGAGGGTAAAGCCCCTACTCTGTTTCGCCGGACTCGGTGCGATAGCTGCTGCGTTATTACTCTTTCCATGGAGTACAATCCATACGCGAAGTGATGCAGCTCCTGCAATGGATGCTTCTGTTACGACTGCAGCGTCCACTAGCTCATCCCCTGCCCCAATAAGCACCGCACTGCTTATTGGGCTGAGGACCGAACGTGAATCTAACAATACGGATGCACAGCATGCTTTAGGCCCCATTCGTTATAGTACCTATCGAACAATGCTTATCGCGCCGGTTCGCGGTCAACTGCAGAAGACGTCCGAGGGCACGGGAATTCTCATGCCTTATAAGCAAAATTTTTGGAAAATCGACTCCTTGGTTCATAAAACGAAAACAGACGAGTTCCACTATTTATCCGCTCATCTAGCTGATCAGCCTGTGAAACCAGAAGTGTTCCCCGATCAAGCTGACGAACAGTTAAATCGCGTAGAGACCCTGTTATTTGCCGGGAATCAATATGTTTCCATCGCTGAATCGGAGGAGGCTTGGCGAGGTAATGCCCCTTATCAAGCGGAACGCATCTGGGTTCGTACCCTCCCACAATTAAAAGAAGGGCATACTGTGCAGTTCTATAACAAACCGGTGGACAAGAACCATATTTCGATCACCGATTTATATGGCAGTAGCAGTAGCAGCATCCTTACAAATATACCGAGCAGCTCTACCAAATTGCTCGGTGAGATTACAGGCCAAAGCTGGACCGTCCAGCGTGAACCAGGCCGCTGGGTCGGCAAAGTCGCTGAGACGCCGCGTATTAGTGCAGCGAAACCTGACAACTACGTTCTACACGACTTCCCGCGCGAGCTGCCTGATAAAGTCATCAATCATGATGATCTTTGCTGCTCATGGAGCTCTATCCAGTCCTCGTGGCCGTTAGCAACCGATGCGTTAACATCGCCGTTGAATGATATGATCGTCATTTTCGAGAACGGCAAGCTCAAGTTCTACCCTTACGGGCAGGCGCCTGGCAATGATCCACAACTAACCTTGGACCTACAGCCCGGCGAGAAGCT is drawn from Paenibacillus sp. V4I7 and contains these coding sequences:
- a CDS encoding RNA polymerase sigma factor produces the protein METTGVHVFDYLKYVSETTDQKVILRNIMETYGNDVWNYAFSICRNSDLADDITQDAFLKVYRNLTTFRGEASVKTWLLTITRNTAYDYLRKAFWRKVTLVGFIQSAGTSQSAETEAMEKLYASDIWKKVISLSPKYREILILHAHYQLSTKEMAAILNISEGTVKSRLHHARLKVISLKEREALENS